From a region of the Kaistia sp. 32K genome:
- a CDS encoding GntR family transcriptional regulator, whose product MIGHIPGAAAGAGETPERRAKKSVSLTDSVYAMLRSEILTCVLEPGSEVSEAELAERFEVSKTPVREALAKLRSEGLVKTFPRRGYQVVPVTFGDMNELFDLRNILEAGAAELACARITDAEIANLSRLADVAYDQLEQPTLKSFIQANRDFHVAIAIASGNERLHHLLALQMDGLERFFYLGARLRNVSNETKNDHHAIVETLRRRDAAAARQIVIRHNEITRQGLFQALTTSRIQSSVAL is encoded by the coding sequence ATGATCGGACATATTCCAGGCGCCGCGGCCGGCGCCGGCGAGACCCCGGAGAGGCGTGCGAAGAAGTCCGTCTCGCTGACCGACAGCGTCTACGCCATGCTGCGGAGCGAGATCCTGACCTGCGTGCTCGAACCCGGGAGCGAGGTTTCCGAGGCCGAGCTCGCCGAGCGCTTCGAGGTCAGCAAGACGCCGGTGCGCGAGGCGCTGGCGAAGCTCCGGTCAGAGGGGCTGGTGAAGACGTTTCCGCGCCGCGGCTATCAGGTTGTTCCCGTCACCTTCGGCGACATGAACGAGCTGTTCGACCTGCGCAACATTCTGGAAGCCGGCGCGGCGGAGCTCGCCTGCGCGCGGATCACCGACGCCGAGATCGCCAATCTGAGCCGCCTGGCCGATGTCGCCTATGACCAGCTGGAACAGCCGACGCTCAAATCCTTCATCCAGGCCAACCGTGATTTTCACGTCGCCATCGCGATCGCCTCGGGCAATGAACGGCTGCACCATCTCCTCGCGCTGCAGATGGACGGGCTCGAGCGCTTCTTCTATCTCGGCGCCCGCCTGCGCAACGTCAGCAACGAGACAAAGAACGACCACCATGCGATCGTCGAGACGCTGCGACGGCGCGATGCCGCGGCGGCTCGCCAGATCGTGATCCGGCACAATGAGATCACCCGCCAGGGCCTGTTCCAGGCGCTGACCACCTCTCGCATCCAGAGCAGCGTCGCGCTCTAG
- a CDS encoding ABC transporter substrate-binding protein: MSAPRFIAALTRRLVMPAALAATFGAAAHAEDLNGLLPPEVQSAKVINLVTDARWPPFVFMGSDGKTPEGFEIDILRAIADKLGVEIKSTSVEFAGLIPGVQSGRYDVAMLAIAETPERRKTLSFVDYSYSTMAAFTLSGNATTKGGADDLCGATVGVQSGTTHVDFLSKSLTDHCKSIGKEAPKKLEFATADAVYLSLYSERADYIISSAAIAGDIIPKAPRPVRIVTDALFPKELNGIVYLKDRTKLGEALLAGLKAVHADGTYDKIMKKWNVEALSLDTPAINLGETQGN, from the coding sequence ATGTCTGCCCCGCGTTTCATTGCTGCCCTTACCAGGCGTCTCGTGATGCCGGCGGCGCTCGCCGCGACATTCGGCGCCGCCGCCCATGCCGAGGACCTCAACGGATTGCTGCCGCCGGAGGTCCAGAGCGCCAAGGTCATCAATCTGGTGACCGACGCCCGCTGGCCCCCGTTCGTCTTCATGGGCAGCGACGGCAAGACTCCGGAAGGCTTCGAGATCGACATTCTGAGGGCCATCGCCGACAAGCTCGGCGTCGAGATCAAGTCTACGTCGGTCGAGTTCGCCGGCTTGATCCCCGGCGTGCAGTCCGGCCGCTATGACGTCGCGATGCTGGCGATCGCCGAGACGCCGGAACGCCGCAAGACTCTCAGCTTCGTCGACTATTCCTATTCCACGATGGCGGCCTTCACGCTGTCAGGCAACGCGACGACCAAGGGCGGGGCGGACGATCTTTGCGGCGCCACGGTCGGTGTTCAATCGGGCACGACCCACGTCGATTTTCTGAGCAAGTCCCTGACGGACCATTGCAAGTCCATCGGCAAGGAAGCGCCGAAGAAGCTCGAATTCGCCACCGCGGACGCGGTCTATCTCTCGCTGTACTCCGAGCGCGCCGACTACATCATCTCCAGCGCCGCCATCGCCGGCGACATCATTCCCAAAGCCCCGCGGCCGGTTCGGATCGTCACCGACGCGCTGTTCCCGAAAGAGCTGAACGGCATCGTCTACCTGAAGGACCGGACCAAGCTGGGCGAGGCGCTGCTCGCCGGGCTGAAGGCCGTCCATGCCGACGGGACCTACGACAAGATCATGAAGAAGTGGAACGTCGAGGCCCTGTCGCTGGATACGCCCGCCATCAACCTGGGTGAGACACAAGGCAACTAG
- a CDS encoding amino acid ABC transporter ATP-binding protein, giving the protein MNANPLAQATIGASRSPVLRAENVHKRYDSMEVLKGINITVDRGDVLCLIGPSGSGKSTFLRCINHLETIDSGFIHVDGELVGYRRVGNRVYSLGHRALARQRSRMGMVFQNFNLFGHMTVLENVVKAPMLVNGRSRAEATETALDLLKRVGLANKVDAYPRFLSGGQQQRVAIARALAMNPSLMLFDEPTSALDPELVGEVLAVMRDLAAEGMTMIVVTHELRFAQEVGTNVAFMDKGVVVESGSPEAVLVHPKEERTRAFVARTRHHN; this is encoded by the coding sequence ATGAACGCAAATCCTTTGGCACAGGCCACGATCGGCGCCTCGCGCTCGCCCGTCCTGCGGGCGGAGAACGTCCACAAGCGCTACGATTCCATGGAGGTCCTGAAGGGCATCAACATCACCGTCGATCGCGGCGATGTGCTGTGCCTGATCGGCCCGTCCGGTTCCGGCAAGTCGACGTTCCTGCGCTGCATCAACCATCTCGAGACGATCGACAGCGGCTTCATCCATGTCGACGGCGAGCTGGTCGGATATCGCAGGGTCGGCAACCGCGTCTATTCGCTCGGTCACCGGGCGCTGGCGCGGCAGCGTTCCCGCATGGGCATGGTGTTCCAGAACTTCAATCTGTTCGGCCACATGACGGTGCTGGAAAACGTCGTCAAGGCGCCGATGCTGGTGAACGGCCGGAGCCGCGCCGAGGCGACCGAGACGGCGCTCGACCTGTTGAAGCGCGTGGGGCTCGCGAACAAGGTCGACGCCTATCCGCGCTTCCTGTCCGGCGGCCAGCAGCAGCGGGTCGCCATCGCGCGGGCGCTGGCCATGAACCCGTCGCTGATGCTGTTCGACGAACCGACGAGCGCGCTCGATCCCGAGCTGGTCGGCGAGGTGCTGGCCGTCATGCGGGACCTCGCGGCCGAAGGCATGACCATGATCGTCGTGACGCATGAGCTGCGCTTTGCCCAGGAGGTCGGGACGAACGTCGCCTTCATGGACAAGGGCGTCGTGGTTGAATCCGGGTCGCCGGAGGCCGTGCTCGTCCACCCGAAGGAAGAGCGCACGCGGGCCTTCGTGGCGCGAACCCGCCATCACAACTGA
- a CDS encoding amino acid ABC transporter permease — protein MNVGELNARYAGDLNMVESSPKGNADDAVIYVPARPYWQWAFIVVAIAVLGMVAWSIIVNPAMSWGIVGQYLLDPIVLQGFILTVWLTIVTTMLGLVLGVILAVMRMSSSHFISGLSGLYIWFFRGTPLLVQLIMLYNLGSLFPTLSLSIPFGETLFSVKTNAVITPYVAAILGLALHEAAYMAEIVRGGLLALDKGQRNAADALGMTSWQKFWHIVLPQLIPSIIPPIGNQLIGMLKMTSLVSVIALGDLLYSVQLIYSRNYQTIPLLMVACFWYLVATTALSGLQWLVERRFGRGLVTQ, from the coding sequence ATGAATGTGGGCGAACTGAATGCCCGGTATGCAGGCGACCTGAATATGGTTGAGTCTTCCCCCAAGGGGAACGCCGATGACGCGGTCATCTACGTTCCGGCCCGGCCCTATTGGCAATGGGCCTTCATCGTCGTCGCGATTGCCGTGCTGGGGATGGTCGCCTGGTCGATCATCGTCAATCCGGCGATGTCATGGGGTATTGTGGGTCAATACCTGCTGGATCCTATCGTTCTGCAGGGGTTCATCCTGACGGTCTGGCTGACGATCGTCACGACCATGCTGGGCCTGGTCCTCGGCGTCATCCTCGCGGTCATGCGGATGTCGTCCAGTCATTTCATCTCTGGTCTATCCGGGCTGTACATCTGGTTCTTCCGGGGAACGCCGCTGCTGGTGCAGCTGATCATGCTGTACAATCTGGGTTCCCTGTTTCCGACCCTGTCGCTCAGTATCCCGTTCGGCGAGACGCTGTTCAGCGTCAAGACGAACGCCGTCATCACGCCGTATGTCGCCGCGATCCTGGGGTTGGCGCTGCATGAGGCGGCGTATATGGCGGAGATCGTCCGCGGCGGGCTGCTTGCCCTCGACAAGGGCCAGCGCAACGCCGCGGATGCTCTCGGCATGACGTCGTGGCAGAAGTTCTGGCACATCGTATTGCCGCAGTTGATCCCCTCGATCATTCCGCCGATCGGCAATCAGCTGATCGGAATGCTCAAGATGACGTCGCTCGTCAGCGTCATCGCGCTCGGGGATCTGCTTTATTCGGTGCAATTGATCTACTCGCGCAACTACCAGACCATCCCGCTGCTGATGGTGGCGTGCTTCTGGTATCTGGTAGCGACCACGGCGCTGTCCGGTTTGCAGTGGCTGGTCGAGCGTCGCTTCGGTAGGGGCCTTGTGACACAATGA
- a CDS encoding dihydroorotase family protein yields MELLIKGRIVTPDQVIDNGWVAIDGGKIAAIGSGEAPAAETVDDRGRSLILPGAVDGQTHATSYKGLAGIADTTRSAIAGGVTTLVDMPYDNPEPLDRPERLDAKVAAIAEHAHADMALYGTVTRETNTANVAALIEGGVAAFKISSFESNPVRFPRIGEDLTLDLLEVLAATDIPLGLHNEDQEIVLARIAKAKAEGRNGIVAHAEARPEAAELAATGQFAALGLASGAHVHPVHLSTEAGLRLLRAVAELGARATGELCVHYLWLDAARDGARLGARMKVNPPIRSLAIEGLWQSIEDGLVAFVSSDHSSWPIDNKLVASIFDAGAGVPGLETLVPAFFTAAERRGLDAVRLTADYLADRPARFFGIADRKGAIEIGRDADLIALEQGAFTWDEAEAHDGLNWSPFHGETFTVRVAASWLRGAPAWDGTNILNSAGSGRFVPRGATGWYATERDKG; encoded by the coding sequence ATGGAACTCCTCATCAAGGGCCGTATCGTTACGCCGGACCAGGTCATCGACAATGGCTGGGTCGCGATCGATGGCGGCAAGATCGCCGCGATTGGTTCCGGCGAGGCCCCCGCCGCAGAGACGGTCGATGATCGCGGACGGTCGCTGATCCTGCCCGGCGCGGTGGACGGCCAGACCCATGCGACAAGCTACAAGGGGCTTGCCGGCATCGCCGATACGACGCGCTCCGCGATCGCTGGTGGCGTGACCACGCTGGTCGACATGCCCTATGACAACCCCGAGCCGCTGGATCGGCCCGAACGCCTCGACGCCAAGGTCGCGGCCATCGCCGAGCACGCCCATGCCGACATGGCGCTCTACGGCACCGTGACCCGCGAGACAAACACGGCGAACGTCGCCGCCCTGATCGAAGGGGGCGTCGCTGCCTTCAAGATCTCCTCCTTCGAGAGCAATCCGGTCCGTTTCCCGCGCATCGGCGAGGACCTCACCCTCGACCTGCTGGAAGTGCTCGCCGCGACGGACATTCCGCTGGGGCTGCACAACGAAGATCAGGAAATCGTGCTTGCCCGGATCGCGAAGGCCAAGGCCGAGGGGCGCAACGGCATCGTCGCGCATGCGGAGGCGAGGCCCGAAGCGGCCGAACTCGCCGCGACCGGCCAGTTCGCCGCGCTGGGCCTCGCCAGCGGCGCGCATGTCCACCCGGTACATCTGAGCACGGAGGCCGGGCTGCGGCTGCTCCGGGCCGTCGCCGAACTGGGAGCGCGGGCGACCGGCGAGCTCTGCGTCCATTATCTGTGGCTCGACGCGGCGCGCGACGGCGCGCGGCTCGGCGCGCGCATGAAGGTGAACCCGCCGATCCGCAGCCTCGCGATCGAGGGTCTGTGGCAATCGATCGAGGACGGGCTGGTCGCGTTCGTCTCGTCGGATCACTCCAGCTGGCCGATCGACAACAAGCTGGTCGCGTCGATCTTCGACGCCGGCGCCGGTGTGCCCGGCCTTGAGACCCTGGTTCCGGCCTTCTTCACGGCGGCGGAAAGGCGGGGGCTCGATGCCGTGCGATTGACGGCCGACTACCTCGCCGATCGCCCGGCGCGCTTCTTCGGCATCGCCGATCGGAAGGGGGCGATCGAAATCGGCCGGGATGCCGATCTCATCGCGCTGGAGCAGGGGGCCTTCACCTGGGACGAGGCGGAAGCGCATGACGGGCTCAACTGGAGCCCCTTCCATGGCGAAACCTTCACCGTCCGCGTCGCCGCCAGCTGGTTGCGCGGCGCGCCCGCCTGGGATGGCACGAACATCCTCAACAGCGCCGGTTCGGGGCGGTTCGTGCCGCGCGGCGCTACGGGCTGGTACGCGACCGAACGGGACAAGGGA
- a CDS encoding NAD(P)-binding domain-containing protein: protein MAEDLKYLDYPNMSWIPARKSPEGEHVYDVVIVGAGQGGLAIGFGLSREKVSNIVLLDRSEQGREGPWITYARMLTYRSPKHVTGPDMGLPSLTSQAYYVAVFGEDAWEQLGKWPRTVWMEYLVWFRKMVDLPIHNQTEVTGFKPEGDFIRVSTVSTKTGAQGSYLARRLVFATGVEGNGDWRPANLNLDQLPEDRYSHTNFEFDVDALKGKRIAVLGAGASAFDTAASLLETGATQVHQFVRRRELAAINPFRWMEKAGFLRHYGSMDDAARWDWMDAIYRNGMPPTQDGINRCAEFPNYRISYGVNWKNVQMKGDEIEIELNTGEKKYADYLVVGTGYRVDLSLRPELREYASEIALWKDRFAVPSGQADSYIGMCPYLSDDLSFQEKTAGSAPVLKNVHYFTFVATASVGFSGASLTGLKYGVERLVYGLTKALWLEEAEPALEEIRRYDDLDLDYSPIESHIE, encoded by the coding sequence GTGGCGGAAGACCTGAAGTATCTCGATTATCCGAACATGTCGTGGATTCCCGCTCGCAAGAGCCCGGAAGGGGAACATGTCTATGACGTCGTCATCGTGGGAGCCGGTCAGGGCGGGCTCGCCATCGGGTTTGGCCTGTCGCGCGAAAAAGTCAGCAACATCGTTCTGCTGGACCGGAGCGAACAGGGGCGCGAAGGCCCCTGGATCACCTATGCCCGGATGCTGACCTATCGTTCGCCGAAGCATGTCACCGGCCCCGACATGGGCTTGCCGTCGCTAACGTCGCAGGCCTATTACGTCGCCGTTTTTGGCGAGGACGCGTGGGAACAGCTCGGCAAGTGGCCGCGCACCGTCTGGATGGAATATCTGGTCTGGTTCCGGAAAATGGTGGATCTGCCGATCCACAATCAGACCGAAGTCACGGGGTTCAAGCCGGAGGGCGATTTCATCCGGGTGAGCACCGTTTCGACGAAGACCGGCGCGCAAGGCTCCTATCTCGCGCGAAGGCTCGTCTTCGCCACCGGCGTGGAAGGCAATGGCGACTGGCGACCGGCGAATCTGAACCTCGATCAATTGCCCGAGGACCGCTACTCGCACACGAATTTCGAATTCGACGTCGACGCCCTCAAGGGCAAGCGGATCGCCGTTCTCGGCGCCGGCGCCTCGGCCTTCGACACCGCGGCCTCGCTGCTGGAGACCGGCGCGACGCAGGTGCATCAGTTCGTCCGGCGCCGCGAACTCGCCGCCATCAACCCGTTCCGCTGGATGGAGAAGGCGGGCTTCCTCCGTCACTACGGCTCGATGGACGACGCGGCGCGCTGGGACTGGATGGACGCCATCTACCGGAACGGCATGCCCCCGACCCAGGACGGCATCAACCGCTGCGCCGAATTCCCGAACTATCGCATCTCCTACGGCGTCAACTGGAAGAACGTCCAGATGAAGGGCGACGAGATCGAAATCGAACTGAACACCGGCGAAAAGAAATACGCCGACTATCTTGTCGTCGGAACCGGCTATCGCGTCGATCTGAGTCTCCGGCCGGAACTTCGCGAATACGCCAGCGAGATCGCGCTGTGGAAGGATCGCTTCGCTGTGCCGTCGGGCCAGGCGGACAGCTATATCGGAATGTGCCCGTACCTGTCCGACGACCTTTCGTTTCAGGAAAAGACGGCGGGAAGCGCGCCGGTCCTGAAGAATGTCCACTATTTCACCTTCGTCGCGACGGCGAGCGTGGGCTTTTCCGGCGCCTCGCTGACCGGTCTCAAATATGGCGTCGAGCGCCTGGTCTACGGCCTGACCAAGGCCCTCTGGCTCGAGGAAGCGGAGCCGGCGCTGGAGGAGATCCGGCGATACGACGATCTCGATCTCGACTACTCCCCGATTGAAAGCCACATCGAATAG